Sequence from the Cervus canadensis isolate Bull #8, Minnesota chromosome 3, ASM1932006v1, whole genome shotgun sequence genome:
GAATTTCtaattctttccttcattttacgTTATTTAACTGGCATACTTTTGTAAAGGCAACGGTTCCCTCAGCAACTGGGGCCATTTGGTTACCCTTAAATATGTCTGCAACTAGAAATGCAggctaaatgtttattttcttaaattaccaGTATTCAGAGTAAAGAGTTGGTGTAAAAGTCACTACCAGTAGTATGGcagacagttttaaaaaaaaattttttttttagatttgtttaCTCTCGTGGggaaattaattttatgtttgaCATTTTAGATCAACTGCAGTTATTTGTGAAGCTTAAATCATTCTAACTTTGGCCAGTGCGCATTCCTTCAAGTTGGCTTCTGTGACTTTTTCAAAGAACTTCACTTTTTAATACCTCCTCATTTTCTGTCACAAGATGTTCTGACTGCTCCTCTTGACCTGgcatcagccatttctccaaagaacccTGGTACCTTTTAGTGGAAAAGtggtatttaaaaatcaaaatctgGGTGCCAAGGATAGTCATTGCTTCAAAGCTCTGAGTTCATATTAATTTTCACTTCAAAGTTAACAATATAGAGTTTTTATGTCATTGTTATTATACCTCTTTACATGGGAGCTTTTACCCTGATAATATtaacaaaattacttttaatatttatatcaaCCCTATGAGATAGGGGATCATATCTTACATTTATAACTTGTGAGCATAATTTATGTTACAATCTCTATTTTAAAAGGAGACACCACAGACAAGAGGTGCccgaggttcagttcagtcactcagtggtgtctgcctccttgcgaccccatggactgcagcatgccaggcttccctgtccatcaccaactcctcgagcctgctcaaactcatgtccatcgttaCACGTCCAGTAAACAGCACATCCAAGTAAACAGCAAGTAAACGTTACACGTGCGAGGTTACACGTCCAGTAAACAGCAAGAGTTGGGCTTTGAGGCCCTCATGCAACTTCCATCAGGGAAGGGAGACCCTGACTCTCAGAGGAGCTTTCCTAGGAGGCCAAGGGTCCTTAGAAATGGTAATCAGGTAGATAATCAGAGCTGTTGTTCAAACTCGCGCGtaagattctttgcgaccccatgggctgcagcacaccaggcttccctgtccttcaccatctcccggggtttgctctaGTGCGAGGTCTGATCCACTAAGCCCCCTGATCAGGGCTAGGGTGCGGGAACCAGCGAGTGGTGTGAACAGAGCCCCCCTCATTCCTCCAAACCCAAAGGGCGGGACCGGGCGAGCTGCCGCCCGAGGGACCGTCGGGTGCATGGTCCGAGCCGCTGTTTCACTTTAAATGGATCCCAAAGCTCCCTAAAGAGTACACACTGTCAGGGAACCACGCACGCATCTCCCACACTGGAGAAAATCCGGCTGGGACCTGTGAGAGGCTACAGCTCAGCAGAGGACCTGACCCGCCCCTGCATAGAGCTCCGCCCATCCGCCAATCAGAGGGAGCCTTGAACAGGGGGCGGGACAAAAGAGGAGCCGGTCCAGTGAGAAATCAGCCCCCGGTCGCCTCAGGACCTAATATTACAAAGTCCAAGCTGCTAGCCTAGAGGAGGCGGTGGGTTGGTCAATCAGAGCGAGTAACTCACAGCGTTGGGTACCGGCAGCCAGTCAGAAGAGAGCTCGCAGGTGACTCGCCCGGCCCCAGCTTCCCGCCTTTCCCCTAACCTCTAAATCGGGGCCCCTGTGGTTCCTGGGTTAAGTTCTTCCGCCACGGAGCTGTATTTCTCGTCCTCTCTTTACGCTTGTACTACCGATCCCAGGCCTGTGCAGGCGTCTAGTGGGACATGGCGAACTTGGGCTGCGAGGCCCTTCGGAGTCAGGATGAGGAGAGTTTTCTCTACTTCGCCTATGGCAGCAACCTGCTGACGGAGCGGATCCACCTCCGAAACCCCTCCGCCGTGATCTACAGCGTGGCCCGCTTGCAGGTCAGTGCTCTCCGCCTGGCCCCCGAGATGTCCTCTGCCCTCTCTGCAGACAAAGGGGGAAGGATTTTGAGAACTCATTTTCTCAGGGCCGCTCGTTGTCAGCATTGGTCTGGGAATGCAGCTCTCTCTGCTCAAAGTACATCACGGTTCCCTGCACGACCCTCCGCCAGCCCCTTCCCCCACGGGTCCCTCTCGCCCTCTCTCAGCCCTCTGCTTGACCCCGGCTGAGCTGTGCtactctggttcctgtgcctccCAGGCTGTCTTGAGCCCGCCCTCCTGACGTTCCCACCAGCTGCTCATTCTGCCCAGCTCCTGATGCCTCTCCCTTGGCCACTGACTTAGGGACATCATCACAGAATCCACTCAGTTGGTTCCTCTGAGAAGTCTGCTCTGACCCAAGCCAAGGAATCGGTTGCTTTCTGTTCTACCTTTGCTCCAGGACTTGTCACCTAGTTTTGTAAAAATCCGTCTACCAACCTTTTGCTCTCGACCTGAGGGGTCCTGAAATTTCGCTGCAGCTGTGTCTCATTCATAGTAAGGGCTGTGCTTACTTAAGTCTAATGGCTGGATGAACCTTCACTTGCCTTGGTAAGAATCATAGCTCTTAGTAcagtacatttattcatttagttcATATTCTTTCAGCACTTACCTGGAGATACAAAGATGACTGAGTAAAGCTAGCTGTTTTCAGGACCTCCTCATCTGTAGGAGAGACAGGCAAACAAATTACCTACAGAGCCTTTTTACATCGTTGGACCAGACAGACATGGTCTCTGCTATCATTGGTCGGGTTCATAATTGCAAGCAACAGAAGTAGCTGATTTAAGCAGAAAAAGAATGTGTTGAAAGGCTGTTGAACAGCTCACAGAATGACCAGGAAGGTAGGACCACAGAACTGACAAAACAGACAGTCATAGAAGGGAAGCTATAAAATAGCCAGTATCACGGATGGAAACAGCCCGGGAGGCCAGTGTGACTCACCTCTGCGCTTGGTAAACTTGGACGTTGCATCATGCATCACCCGTTCCGGACCCTCCCTCTATTGTCACTGTATCTGGAAGCTCCTGAAACCCAAGTACAGTTCCCACCCCCAGAGTAGAGTTTCTGCTCCCCTGTGTCACTGACTTCTAATTCAAAACCTTAGGTGGGTGTCCTAGGCTAAATCTTGGCCATATGCCCATGCCCTGACTTCAAGCAAAGCTAGGAGAACCAGTCTCTGGCATTTGAAACTTCAAAAATGGGAGTTGGGCTCTGAGCTCTATCTACCCGTCAAACTCATAAGATAGGGAATTCCCCAAACATGGTAAAGACGCTTAGATGTTTATAGCTGGGATGCAGCAAAGAACTATCTAACAAGTGATTATTCAGTCACAGGTATGGTCAGTCTTAAAAGGAGATGAATCACACCTTGCTCTCAGTTTTGctctgaacctaaaactgctctgaaaagagtgaaaaaaaaaaatattttaaggaagcaTTGAAGGTGCTATGGGAGTATGTGACTTAGGGATCTGACCTAACTGGGGTGTTCAGTAAAGCCATACCTGAAAATGTGACTTAAGCTGAGATCTGAATGACTGGCGAGGGGAGAAGCAAATGGAATAGCAGGGACAAAAGATTTCAGGAGAGAAAAGAGCTGGGTCTTCTAGCTAGTGTGGCTAGAATTTAATGTGTAAGGAGGATGTAGCATGAAGCGTAGAGAGGTAGGGAAGGGCCACATGTTACAGGACCCCAGAGGCCAATGAAGACTTGGATCTTTATCTTGAGAACAACAGTGAGAAGATCTCTGCCAAATTTAAGCAAATGAAATATCAAGTTTACTCTTTGAAAGCTTGTTCTGGTTGCTGTGGAAAGTGCTCTGGAAGGGTAGGGGCAGCCTACCAAAAGGGCTTTTGGAAGTGGATGTGGGAGCGCAGTTAGAAAGCTTTTGTAGCGGTCACTACTGAAGCTAATGGTACCTTAGAGTGGTAGCCAGGGCAGGTAGATGGTTTTTTGGGGTGTTGAGGAGAGAATACTGTTAGGCTTTGGTGATTGATTGTGAAATGAAGAGTAGATAATGGTTTTTGATGCAACAGAGTGGATGATAGTgatatttgttaaaaagaaaaaaaagaggattagTTTAGGAGGGAACATCAAGCTCAGTTTGGGCATacagttggcccttgaacaaTGCCAGGGTTAGTGGTTCCCACCCTTTGCTGAGCTGAAAATCAGAGAACTGCCCCCTCTGCCTTAAAAACAGAGGAACTGATAAATGACTCACCCAAGGGCAGGAAGCTGAAGAGGTTTGGATAGAATCAGGACTCGGACCCTAGTTCCTTTGACACATATTCTCTATTTCAGTTTCTAATCGAACACAAACTTTCCCCCATACTTAGTTACTTTGATGatctgaaaattgaaaaaaaattcacgGGTAAGtagacctgtgcagttcaaacccattgttgttcaagggtcagctgtactgAGTTTGAGATGCTTGTTGTATACCCAAGTGAGCAGAAAAATATTAGTGAACATACTGaagtacttgggcttccctggtagctcagctggtaaagaatctacctgcaatgcaggggcccaaggtttgattcctgggtggggaagatccccttgagacagattaggctatccactccagtattcttgggcttccctggtggctcagtcagtaaagaatccctctgcagtgcaggagacctgggttcgatccctgggttgggaagatcccctggaggaggacatggcaagccactctagaattcttgcctggagaatcctcatggacagaggagcctagtgggctacaatccatggggtcacaaagagttggacacgactgagcaactaagcacaacacagcacgtGAAGTACTTACTATGGTCTAAGTACTTTCAAAGTCAAAAGAGAGACCTGAGCTGGATAAAAGACAGTTGGAATATTGGATGGTATTTGAAGCCATTGGAAGGTATGATTTTGTCTTGAGCAAACTGCTGAGAAAAGGGCCTAAACTGAGACTTTTAGAAACTCCAACATTTAAAAACCAGGTAGTGGAGGAGGAGTTGGTAAAGGGAATTGAGATCAAGGAAAAGCTGAAAAGAAAGGAGGCAGATCAAGACAGTGTGGATAACTATGTCAGAAACATTTGAGAAGTAGAGCAAGATGAGGAATGAAAATTGTCTGTGTGATTTAAcagtatatcagttcagttcagtcactcagtcgtgtccgactcttttcgaccccatggactgcagcacaccaggcctccctgtccatcaccaacttccggagcttactcaaactcatgcccaatcGAGtgagtgataccatccaaccatctcatcctctgtcgtcaccttctcctcccacctttaatctttcccagcatcagggtcttttcaaatgagtcagttctttgcatcaggtggctaaagtattgaagtttcagcttcaacatcagtccttccaatgaatattcagcactgatttccattaggatggactggttagatctccttgcagtccaagggactcttaagaatcttctccaacaccacagttcaaaaacatcagttctttggcactcagctttcttctagtccaactcttacatccatacatgactactggagaaaccatagccttgactagacggacctttgttggcaaagtaatgtctctgctttttaatatgttgtctaggttggtcataacttttcttccaaggagtaagtgtcttttaatttcatggctgcagtcaccatctgcagtaattttggagccccccaaaataaagtcagccactgttcccactgttttcccatctatttgccatgtagtgatgggaccagatgccatgatcttagttttctgaatgttgagctttaagccaactttttcactctcctctttcactttcatcaagaggctttttagttcttcttcactttctgctgtaagggttgtgtcatctgtatatctgaggttattgacatttctcctggcaatcttgattctagcttgtgcttcatccagtccagtgtttctcatgatgtactctgcatataagttaaataagcagggtgacagtatacagccttgacgtactcctttcccgatttggaaccagtctgttgttctgtgtccagttctaactgttgctttctgacttgcatacagatttctcaagaggcaggtcaggtggtctggtattcccatctctttaagaattttccacagtttgtggtgattcacacagtcaaagactttggcataatcaataaagcggaaatagattttttctggaactctcttgcttttttgataatccagtggatgttggcaatttggtctctggttcctcttccttttctaaaaccagcttgaacatctggaagttcacggttcacgtgctattgaagcctgacttggagaattttgagcattactttactagcgtgtgagatgagtgcaattgtgagatagtttgagcattcttctgcacgcctttctttgagattggaatgaaaactgaccttttccagttttgtggtcactgctgagttttccaaatttgctggcatattgaatgcagcacttacacagcatcatctttcagattaaaatagctcaactggaattccattacctccactagctttgttcatagtgatgcttcctaaggcccacttgacttcgcattccaggatgtctggctctaggtgagtgatcacaccatcgtgattatctgtgtcatgaaatcttttttgtatagacaGGTCCTAGTGTGGTTGTATCTTTTATCAGATCACCTGATGTCTTGCCAAGGATACCTGGTCCTAGAACATCTAATATACCAATCAAAGGTACTGGTCACTGAAATGAAccttttttaatgaaattctaaaggttttttaagaaaataaaggtaacagagataaaatataaacttttagaTTTATTATCtaatccaacttttttttttatcattaggAAATTAAACtctgaaaaaatggaaagaaatcctCCTAGACCAAACAGCTGAGTAAGGATTCTTAATCTCCCTCATTCTCTTCTTTGATTACTCATCTCTGAGGGAAGAAACTAACAACTTGAAACCTTGACTTCGTTACTTTAGTTGTGAGACCTTAGGCAAGTTGCTTAATCTTTTTGAgccaccatttttctttctgttaaatgTGTATAAAAAGTTGTTGACAGGATTTTGAAAAGTCCGTAGCAGTGTACAGAACCCAGTAATTGTTAACTGCTCTTATGATTATTATAGATATGTTAGTATAATTcatgaatattaaaatttataagtaTACAAATCATGCTCAAATGACAGCTCCctttgggcaaaaaaaaaatgctaatagGATACTCTTAACATATATGAAAGTAGAAATAATGTTATAAACCTTAGGCAgccatcacccagcttcaacaaTTATGTACAGTatgattattgttgtttagttgctgagttgtgtctgattcttttgcaaccaccagactcctctgtccatgggatttcccaggcaagaatacgggaatgggttgccatttccttttccaggggatcttcccgagacccagggatcaaaccctcgtctcctgcgttgcaggcagattctttaccactgagccaccagggaagcccacactctGATTGCCTCTAAGTTAAAATGTTTGTGTAAGTAAGTGGATTGATTGGGAagcagttttcaaaaataaagatagCTGTGTTAAGGCATCAGGATTATGGGATTTATTGTCCCCCTTAACCTCTTATTTATGGTAAGATACATGTACATATTCAgtatacagtttatttttaagaaaaatgtagtCCTTGAAATCTGGGTCCTTGGttgtttatctttgtgttttttatagAAGGAACTCAAAACATATGTTTTAATTACATGGTGTTGAAGgtaaatctgtttttattttgagaagGGAAATTTTGGTTCATGTGAATGTTGATCATATCACTTTGGTTTCCTTTGTAGGATTTTAAACTTGACTTTGGCAATCCCCAAGGCAAAACAAGTGAAACTTGGCATGGAGGTATAGCCACCATTTTTGAAAGTCCTGGCGATGAAGTATGGGGAGTAGTAtggaaaatgaacaaaagcaaTTTAAGTTCTCTGGATAAGTAGGTGGCTTCTAATTATAAGTTAAATCATTACTAATTTAGAAGGTGGATCATATgcaagaatgtgtgtgtatatatatggacaTATTCTTTACACTTGAGAGTTAACCTAAAAGGTATAATGTTCATTTCCTAAAAAGAAAAGCCTGGAAGGGTTACACACTCTAAGATTTGGGGAGACTTTTGTAATCTCTTCTATAATTGATGGAAGtccttattttctatttgtttttttaatgaaaatatctttGTAGTTTCATATTGTGAGAAAGCATGAAGATTTTTGTAATTATTACATACTTTTACCGATTTCAAAAACAACTCAGTTTTTATAagagtcagatttttaaaaaataattctttaaggTAGCAGTTGAATCAGTAAAAAAGTGATAATAATTTGTAAAACTTCAAAACATATTAGAAATGTTTTGATGCTTTTTAGAACTCAAGAGTTGTGTGGCAGAGCATTTAATACAAAGAAAGTTGACAGAAAAGAGTAGGATTTGAGAAGAGCAAACATCTGACATGCTTACCACTTTACTTCACTTGCAAACAGGAATGAGCTGCCTGTCTACTTTTGCAGGATGGATATTCTCTTGTCAGAACTCAGTCCAGTTTTCGTAGATAAAGAGCGATGTTTCAGGGTTATAAAGCTTGCAATAACTAATATAAAGATCTGTTAGAAGTATACCCAGTAATAGTAAGTCTCCAGCTTTCTAACTGAAATGCTAAGCTTACTTTTGATGTGGTGGTTTTTATAGTATGTTCTACTTTATCCCCAAATACATAGAGAACACATACATCCataaatagttaaaatttttaatccaGTAAACTAACTTGGCTGAGTCAACATATGATTAAAATGTGGCTGTTCTGATTCCAGGCAAGAAGGGGTTAAAAGTGGAATGTATGTCCCAATAGAAGTTATTGTTTCAactcaagaaggaaaagaaataacctGTCGAAGTTATCAGATGACAAATTATGAGCGTGTTCCCCCATCACCCCAGTATAAAAAGGTATCCTTTTTAACTTACAAAGACTTTTGGtgattccttgttaattttcACAGTTAAATGACAGaatatcttgtttttaaaaggcTTTGTGTTTTAAATTCTATATGAACAATTCATTTCaatcaaaatgtttttaatacaaaaatgatAGTTATTTACTGAATAAACATTCCAATTTATTTGTAATGATAGAACTATGTCcctaaaactttattaaaaaaactctcagaaatgTACTTGAGTCATAATACtagacatatttttctttaaaaacatgtatGAGTGTATTTTTTGTAGTTATTCTATACCTAtgctttttttaatcattttttcttcTCCACAAAATAGTATTTCATAAACCCCAAGATTCATTTTTATAGGGCAAAAATATGTTTCCTACTGCTgaaatgttttccatttctaGATGGAGGGATAAGTCATGCCCTTTCCAAAATCCAGCATGCACGCACAGGAAAAGAATTAAGGATAGAGAGACTGACATCCCTCTTCAGAAACCCAAACTTAGGTACTTATTGGCAGGTCCAATCAGGACATGATACTTGGAGAAGGTGACCCAGTTCCTGGGCCTAATCTGGAATTTTCTAGAATGGAGCCTAGAGGAATTAGCCTGGTGTGGATCTGGGGGGTACCATTGAATACACTTGCTGTTTATTCCCCCATGTGTAATTCAGAGGTAGAGTAGACTCCAGGATTCAACTAAAAACTGTTCCCTataaactttaaatttctttgaagaatggtgtttgtttcttaaaagattttgtttgtttcatgcAAATTCTATACAATacgttttatattaaaaatattttaaaccacaGTATTGAGTACAGTTGCTATCACATAGGGATGGATTGTGTGGCTATGAAAATTCCCTGTACTTTCATACTCATCCCAGGAGGAATGACTCTATTTTGTTCTACAGTTGTTTGTTCTAGAGTTATCTGAAAGCTAATTTATTTGATACTACAAATAAAGCTGTGGTATACTAAACTAAATTATGTTCCTAACTAAAagagggttttgttgttgttgtttaaccaTTTTCTAGGTCATTTGCATGGGTGCAAAAGAGAACGGTTTGCCACTGGAGTACCAAAAGAAGTTAAATGCAATAGAACCAAATGACTACAAAGGAAAGGTCTCAGAAGAAATTGAAGACATTATCAAAAAGGGGGAAGCAAAGACTCATTAGAACTTAATGgaatatatctacatatattttcTCTATATGCTAATACCTTTTTAACATTTAGAACAGGGATCTGGGATGTATCTCTGTTTAATATGTCTCAGCAGTGTTCTGGAGGGTTATCTCACTTGGGTGATTCCTTGTTTTGACTGTAAAAAGACCAAGGCAGGAGTTAGACAATTGAAAGGGGGGCTGTGAGAGGTGTTGGAATGCATGACAGTTAGGTGTGAGTACTCCTGTGAACCCTTAAAGTTATTTTACTGAGTTTATCTGAAGTGTATTTTTGCTCTGTGACTGAAGATAAATTTGCAACTTAATGATGGTGCTGGTAAATCGCTCAGCtcggattttttaaaatcagcttaaTAAGAGCAAGCAAACTGAAGAGACAAttgattataaaattttttaattattttaaaactatttaaaattttttaaattattttaaaatttaaaagatggcaTAATGTTCTTAGAGGAATAAATGTATTTGTGGTTTAACCTGTATTCTCTGCGAAAATactacatttcattttattagaaAGACTTACATCATCACACATACTGGGTCTGGTCTTGGCCATATCCAGTCTATACTAAAGGATTATTGCACAGACTCTGGAACCAGTATATTAGGGATAGGCTGTCAGGTAGAAAGGCTGAGAAAGGCTGTCACCACTTTCTACCTGGGAAACTTTGGGTTATTTGACTCAACTTCCTCAGCTTCCTCGCCTGCAGACTGAGGAGAGCCCAAATATCTATGTGTTAGGATCATTTTGAGGGGTATATGTATAAGCTTGGAACACAGCCTGGCATATAACAAGTATTAGTAATCATTATTGTTCTTATTGAAGGATTAAGTTTGTACTGAGCCATCTTTGGAACAGGATTTTAAAGTAGAAGAGTCAAGATCATGAGGGAAAAGTATTTCTTGGAAGCTAAAATTTGATTTCTTGGCTTATTAAAAAATGGTCACCTTCTTAAATTTATTCACTGAATAAATGGAAGAGAGTCATGAATAAAACAACACTGGTTATCAAGCAATCTCCCATGTCTGTGGAATCCAGTGAGCTGGACCTTCAAAATAGGTTATTAGAATGAAATAGGTTATTGGCTTTGGTTTTTACTCTTGGGAAGAAGGCCCAAAGAACTTTTCAGCTACAGCTGCAATTCTGTAGTGAggcttctctatctcccagagtggagaacaaattgaagattttccttattttctttcaagCCCAGAAATGCTTTTCAAAGACTATGTTGGTGATAGTGTCACCAGGAGCTGGTTGTATTTTGAGAGGGCCAAAATCACTGATGGAAATTCCTTACATATGACATTTACCAGTACTACCTTGAAAACAA
This genomic interval carries:
- the GGCT gene encoding gamma-glutamylcyclotransferase, with product MANLGCEALRSQDEESFLYFAYGSNLLTERIHLRNPSAVIYSVARLQDFKLDFGNPQGKTSETWHGGIATIFESPGDEVWGVVWKMNKSNLSSLDKQEGVKSGMYVPIEVIVSTQEGKEITCRSYQMTNYERVPPSPQYKKVICMGAKENGLPLEYQKKLNAIEPNDYKGKVSEEIEDIIKKGEAKTH